CGGAATGTTCCCGTGCTTCTTGGGGGGCAGGTGCGCGATCTTGCGTTCCAGCAGCCGCAGCGCGGTGCCGATGTAGCCGCGGGTGTGCGACGGCGGGATCACCGCGTCGACGTATCCCCGTTCGGCGGCCACATACGGGTTGACCAACGTGTCCTCGTACTCCTGCTGCAACTGCAGCCGCAGCTCGTCGACGTCCCTGCCCTCCTTGGCTGCTTCGGCCAGCTGCTTGCGGTAGACGAAGCCGACGGCCCCGGAGGCGCCCATCACCGCGATCTGCGCGGTCGGCCAGGCGATGTTGACGTCGCAGCCCATGTCCTTGGAGCCCATGACGCAGTACGCGCCGCCGTAGGCCTTGCGGGTGATCACGGTGATCTTGGGGACGGTGGCCTCGCCGTAGGCGAACAGCAGCTTGGCGCCGCGCCGGATGATGCCGTTGTATTCCTGGCCGGTGCCCGGCAGGAAGCCCGGGACGTCCACCAGCATGATGATCGGGATGTTGAAGCAGTCGCACGTCCGCACGAACCGCGCCGCCTTCTCCGAGGCGTTGATGTCCAGGCAGCCGGCGAACTGCGTGGGCTGGTTGGCCACGATCCCGACCGGGCGGCCCTCGATGCGGCCGAATCCGACGACGATGTTGGTGGCGTAGCCGTTCTGGATCTCCAGGAACTCGTCGTCGTCGAGGATCCGGGTGATCACCTCGTGCATGTCGTACGGCTGGTTGGCCGAGTCCGGGATCAGCGTGTCCAGCTCGAGGTCCTCCTCGGTGAGGTTGTCCTCGATCGCGCCCTCGGGGACGGGCTCGGCGTAGCGCGGCGCGTCGGTGGCGTTGTTCGGCGGCAGGTAGCTCAGCAGGTCGCGTACCCAGTCGAAGGCGTCCTGCTCGCCCGAGGCGACGTAGTGCAGGGTGCCCGACTTGGCCATGTGGGTGTGGGCGCCGCCGAGTTCCTCCATGGTGACGTCCTCGCCCGTGACGGTCTTGATGACGTCCGGCCCGGTGATGAACATCTGGCTGGTCTGGTCGACCATCACCACGAAGTCGGTCAGCGCGGGGGAGTAGACGTGCCCACCGGCGGCGGCGCCCATGATCAGCGAGATCTGCGGGATCACGCCGGAGGCCAGGATGTTGTTGCGGAAGATCTTGCTGTACAGGCCCAGCGAGACGACGCCCTCCTGGATGCGCGCGCCGGCGCCGTCGTTGATGCCGATCAGCGGCCGGCCGGTCTTGATCGCCAGCTCCTGGACCTTGACGATCTTCTCGCCGTACACCTCGCCGAGGCTGCCGCCGAACACCGTGGCGTCCTGGCTGAAGATGCACACGTCGCGGCCGTCGATGGTGCCGTAGCCGGTGATCACGCCGTCACCGAGCGGGCGGTTGTGCTCCAGGCCGAAGTTCTTGCTGCGGTGCCGCGCCAGCGCGTCGAGCTCGACGAACGAGTCCTCGTCGAGCAGGGCGAGGATGCGCTCGCGGGCGGTCAGCTTGCCCTTGGCGTGCACCTTCTCCACGGCTTCTTCACCGACCGGGTGCAGCGACTCTTCCCGCCGCTTGTGCAGCTCGGCCAGCTTGCCCGCGGTGGTGTGGATGTCGACGGTGTGCTCGGCGGCCGGCTCCGCGGTGTGGTCGGTAACGCTTGTCATGGGACCCGAGCTTAGCGGCGAGCTAGTCTCCGCTGATGGACTGGGCAGCCGAATGCGACGTGCTGGTAGCGGGGTCGGGCGGCGGCGGGGTCACCGGTGCCTACACCGCGGCGCGCGAGGGTCTGGACGTGCTGCTGGTGGAGGCGACGTCGAAATTCGGCGGCACCACCGCCTACTCGGGCGGGGGCGGTGTCTGGTTCCCGTGCAATCCGGTGCTGCTCGGGGCCGGGCCGCCCGGCTCCTTCGACGACACCATCGAGGACGCGCTCACCTACTACCACTCGGTGGTCGGCGACCGCACCCCCCGCGAACTCCAGGAAACCTATGTCCGCGGCGGCGCCCCGCTGATCGAGTACCTTCAGGCCGATCCCCTCCTGAAGTTCGTGCCGCTCCCCTGGCCCGACTACTACGGGAAGGCACCGAAGGCGCGGCTGGACGGTCGGCGCCACATCGCCGCGAAGCCCTGGAAGGTGGCCGCCGCCCCCGAACTGCGCGAGGCGATCCGCGGGCCGCTCGACACCGACCGGCTCGGCGCCGAACCGCCCTCCGACTACTACCTCGGGGGTCGTGCGGTTCCTCAAGGCGATCGGGCAATACCCGACAGCGTCGCTGCAGCGCGACACCGCCTTGGTCGAGCTGGTCGTGTCCGACGGGGCGGTGACCGGAGCGATCGTGGAGCGCGACGGCGCGCGCCGCGCGATCCGCGCCCGCCTGGGGGTGCTGCTGGCCGCCGGCGGCTTCGAGAACAACGAGGAGTTGCGTCGCCGGTACGGGGTGCCGGGCACGGCGCGAGACACCATGGGTGGCCCGGGGAGTCGCGGTC
This genomic interval from Mycobacterium sp. SMC-2 contains the following:
- a CDS encoding acyl-CoA carboxylase subunit beta, whose translation is MTSVTDHTAEPAAEHTVDIHTTAGKLAELHKRREESLHPVGEEAVEKVHAKGKLTARERILALLDEDSFVELDALARHRSKNFGLEHNRPLGDGVITGYGTIDGRDVCIFSQDATVFGGSLGEVYGEKIVKVQELAIKTGRPLIGINDGAGARIQEGVVSLGLYSKIFRNNILASGVIPQISLIMGAAAGGHVYSPALTDFVVMVDQTSQMFITGPDVIKTVTGEDVTMEELGGAHTHMAKSGTLHYVASGEQDAFDWVRDLLSYLPPNNATDAPRYAEPVPEGAIEDNLTEEDLELDTLIPDSANQPYDMHEVITRILDDDEFLEIQNGYATNIVVGFGRIEGRPVGIVANQPTQFAGCLDINASEKAARFVRTCDCFNIPIIMLVDVPGFLPGTGQEYNGIIRRGAKLLFAYGEATVPKITVITRKAYGGAYCVMGSKDMGCDVNIAWPTAQIAVMGASGAVGFVYRKQLAEAAKEGRDVDELRLQLQQEYEDTLVNPYVAAERGYVDAVIPPSHTRGYIGTALRLLERKIAHLPPKKHGNIPL